The DNA region GCAAGGGGCAGATTGCCATTTGTTCTAACAGCCTCTGTGAAGCCTGGAGAACTAAAATTAGATTCAGCCAAGAGACTGGATTTCTTCTGTGGTGACATGTCTATATAAGGTTAACTGCTGGCTTAAATGGTTCTGTGTTTTGATGTCCATTAAGAACTTTACTTAAAGGAGGCTGCATTTACATATTTGTAGTGCTTTAGTGGCTACAGCTGAGACAAAATCAGTGATTGTGTCCCTTGCAGATGCCTGCAGGGAGCTACTTTGGTTTCCACTCGCACcttaaatttaatgaaaattttggttttaaaatgttgcacTTGAGCAAATAGTCCTGCCAGCACCACTTTGCTCAAAAGTCTGAGGCTGAGTTCCAGGCCGTTAAGGTACTGCTTTGCAGTCGTAGGTAGAATATGCATGTggacaaaaaaaccacataaaGAAGATTGCAACAGTAACTGTAGCTCAGAATATTTTGCACATAGAAACATGCCATGTCTGGCTGGCTCATGATTCAGTTCTTCCTTGGAGCCCTGCATATTCTGGGATTTTGCTATGCAAATGAAACTGAGCAGGGAGCATATTCTGTGCCTTAGGGTTTGGAGTGCTGCACGTAGCTTATGCATGCTATGGGTGCTGCTAATGGAAAATGTTTACAAGTTCAGGTGCAAGGGTGGGTGAGCATTTGCAATGGAATGTGAGTACAGATGGGAAATCTTGAATTCAGGTACTCTGGTGAGTaatgtctgtctttgcttttgccGTAGTTCTGGTCCAAAATTCAACAGTGCCATCAGAGGGAAGATTGGTCTGCCTCACAGCATCAAATTAAGGTTTCTGAGTTTTCTCTACTTTTATTGCATTATTAATAAGTTTTGTTTAGAATCAGACTGGtatatttgaatgttttcttaTAATATTGTTGATATCTCTTTATAGCAGACGACGCTCCAGAAGCAAAAGTCCCTTCAGAAAAGACAAGAGCCCTGTTAGGTATGAATTTTTACACACGTTTggggttggtgttttttttttggtccaatTGAAGTTGGAAAAGAAATGGTGAAATAATGCATGACTACTTGCTCTCCAGCTTATACTCACAAATAATGCTGGAATTCATTCAGAAAGGCCATGAGAGGAGAGCATTGAAAATACGTTGCTTTCTTCTCATGTCCTGAACTATCTCTCCCCCTGCCAATACCAGTGTACAATTGTAAACAATGTCAGCTTGCAAAACatctcttgctttgctttctgtgttctcaatctgtgtttctgtgtttctgtgttctCAATCTTTTTCCTGTTAATTGCGATTTAAATTAGCTAGCTTTTCTGCTAAATCGTACTTAATAATCTTAAGTACCGAATGGAAAAGTACTGTACAAATACTTTTTCCTATTCAGTATGTATTGATGTTATTCAGAGCCAGGTACCTCTGAAATCCAGGAGGTGCTTATCCATTCTTAGGCTTCTCATTTAAGGGAATTGGATTGAGATAGCTGCTAATGAGATTATTCTCTAAATTAATGCAGTTAAATTTAACCaatcttgctttatttttttaattattagtaAACTCTTACTGAGATAATTTGGTTTaaatttttcttgtgtattctcagtgtttttttaaaaaactgttaataaaaatataaatacatattacaTGACTGGAAACTCATTCTAGGATCTGGCATGCTAATTCTGTCCTGTACTTAAGTacaagtcagattttttttagatttgaAGCTTTAACAACCTTGGAAGTGGTGCATCTAATTTCAGCTAGTGAtcaatattgaaataaaattaatctagTGCTTCTGGTGTTAGGGATGAGAGTAATTATTCACTATTCATACTTTTTTATGGGTTAACAAGCTGAAACTATAAAATGAGGACTGGGAATTCTGTTTGTATGGATGTCAGTATTGTTTATGCAGAGGCTGTAGTGACTCTGAAGTGACTGGGTAGATGTAAGATTTTTAGATTgcaaagccacaaaaaaatTTTGTACTACTTGTCTGAGAGTTCAGACAGCTAGTCTGTGCTAATTAatcctgttttcctttgttttcctgttctttccatCTCATCTTTTTGACTGCAAGCTCCCTAGTGGTACCGTTACATGTTCTGGACAGTAGCAGAATGGCACCTCTGTTTAGTTGGGGCTTCTGtacttaaaatacaattttccagTCATATTTAATGCTTACAGTTGAAACAGGATGTTTAGTCATGATGAAGTAGTAAATATATTATATTAGTTCAGTTCTTGACCCTGACTTTTTTAATATggcaggcatttttttccccatcagacTGTGAAGTACTGATTATTTAAAGTTTCATGCATGGTCCAGAGATCAGTTATCTTAAttccgatttttttttttacccaaacTTTCCTCTTTCCAGAGAACCTATTGATAATCTTACCCCTGAAGAGAGGGATGCTCGAACAGTATTCTGCATGCAGCTGGCTGCAAGAATTCGACCGAGAGACCTGGAAGAATTTTTCTCTACAGTAGGGAAGGTAATTAATAGGGAGgttaaaattattcttccttaAGCTGTCCTTGTCCAGGATTGGTATTCTGCAGAATTGTAAGCAAGTGGCTTTCTGGAGCTATGTATACAGATGAAAGGGGGGGTGTAAATGATGACCAACTAATTCTTAAAGGCTCTGAACATGAAAACGTAATGTATCAGGAGTTCATTGTTCAGCATGCGGTGTGATGCAAAACATGGCAATGTAATTCTTATTCaaacaacttcatttttcagaCGTTTCATTCTTTTGCAGATAGGTGTGCCAGTTATAGTGTAATCTAAAAGTTagtttaacttttaattttgaaaaactttGTTCCATCAGCTGTAAGGTTCTGGCTTAAAGCACTGCAGTGGTACAAGTATTCTATTGCCCCGGCTCCTGTAGTGTACTACATTTTGACTTTGAATGGCAGCTTTTAACGCTAGGTTACCTCTGGGATATGTTTGTTAAGATAGCTTTACACTACTCTAGATTTGCAGCATAATTACAAATCCATTGGCTTGGCAAATAATTGTCTGGTTATTAATACCTTTCTGAGAAATGGACAGTattagtttttttcctttatctctAACAGCATCTGTACTTGCCTTCCAGGTTCGTGATGTGCGAATGATTTCAGATAGAAATTCCAGGCGTTCAAAGGGAATTGCTTATGTAGAATTTGTTGATGTTAGTTCAGTGCCTCTGGCAATAGGACTAACTGGACAGAGAGTCTTGGGTGTACCAATCATAGTACAAGCATCACAGGTAAGGAGTTGTAAACCTCGTTTTTATTCATGTTGAGTGGTGCCTCTTATCTTGCTGGAAAACTTACTGTTTGAAAATTTGGTTACCATAGAATGTTTGGAAGGCTTTAACAAGAATAATTATTTAAGCTAATTGTAAGTGGACCTTCGTTTCCCATAGTTGACAGGCAAATTAAAGCAATTGAAAGTGATATAAATGCgttttgaaaatgcagatgttAAAGTAGTAATAATGAAACTTGTAACAGTGTTATAGAATTGTAGTGTGCGTTATATATGCTTTCCAGCATGTGTAAAAAGTAAAGTGTTAATTTACTAGATGCAAGCCAGAATTCTGCATGAAGTTGTTCAGTTTGAAGGGTTTTGAAAGCTGTGTCTCTACTTGGTTGTGGTCTTGGATTGTGTGGATTTTAAGTTAAAGCCTGATGGATAGTATGCAGATTATAAAACAGCTTGTATTTTTTGGTGAATCTGCTAGTTTTAAATCTGGTAGAGGTATACTGCTTATGTTAgggttttttattaaattcttacagaaggtgatttttttctttttccttttcttaggcagagaaaaacagagcagcagcaatggCAAATAATCTGCAGAAAGGCAGTGCTGGTCCTATGAGGCTCTATGTGGGATCATTACACTTCAACATAACTGAAGATATGCTTCGAGGAATTTTTGAGCCATTTGGCAGGgtaaattttaatttgtcttgTTGTGTTATGGTTGGTTAGTTGTAGAGCACTCACAGCTTCTGGAAATAATTCAGATTCACAcctgcaaaatatttgtttcttgttGCTCTTCTGTGCCTGTGCATCCACGAAGCTTTACATACATAGTTAGTACTGGAGAACAAATGAGAATTTTGATTTGTGATGTGGTCCAGTGATTTTGAATGGCAGGTCTTATGAAGGAAAGCTGAGAATtcaattacaaaacaaaaataaccccaccaaacaaaatCCCTGTGTTACCCTGCTTCGGCAGCTTGTATATatctttccccctgccccatggttGTGAATGGGGGCCCCATTTCACAGCTTAAAGCACAGAATCAGGTCTGAGTTCTGTTCACTGTGAATGTAGtagtttcatttgtttctgagGATTTTTGCTTAGCTTTTAGCTCACGTTACTACCATGAACTAGTGGTGTGTCCTGTACAGCTCTGGCACAGGCCCCTTTTCACTCCTGATCATTAGGCCCCAGCTTGCAGCATGGTAGTATGTTCTTGTAGAGAGTTATGGAAGTGAGCAGATAGAATCTGAAGTTTCCAGTGGAGTCATAGTAAATGTTAGCCCTACTGTGCTAACTAAGGTATCACGGGTTATACCATTATTAGGTAGGGAAAAAGTAATACAGTTAATATGCTGcctaatgggaaaaaaaaaaaaatgatcaaGTCCATTGatgtttttttgtattattgTTGGGTATTAACCCTGCCTCATACATCTGCAACAGTACTTTTCAGGTGCTTTATTCAGATTCACTATGAGTATCCCTTTAATTCTGTTGTGCAAAAGCCTGGAAAATTGCAGcaatttattaaattttaatcCACATGgctgttcttgttttgttttctttcaaggtcTGGCAGTAGGATTAATGTAGTTTAGGAGGCTTACATGTAGAGCTCTGAaggtttttccttctcctgatTCCATAGACTCCAGTCTTAAACTCAGTTCTTCCTCTTACTTTGGTGTTGCTCTCTCTTCCTGACACTGTTTTATGGCTCATGGATGACTCACTAACATGTTTTCAATTCAGTAACTGTAAACTTCTAGGAGTTCCCATATCCCAATAATTACTTAAAATATGTGCCTTTTTCTTAAAGCCCTTGGTCAAAGTCACACAAACTGCTTTTCTTACCTTGTAAAATGGAGTTTCTCAGCATATGAGATGCCACGactattatttttcagttaggaTTTGATCATGTCTGCAGGCTCATTGTCTGCTAGAATGTTGCATCAAAACCAAGCCTCTGCCTGTAGCTGGACTCAACTTAAAGGATAAATTGTACATCACCCTtatgttttcctgcttctctttaGTATCAAAGTATGTATCTAACTGCCTGTACACCAATTTTGACTTGAGGAAGGAATGAGGAACtgatacaaaacaaaaagtagtGGTTTCACATTCATATATGTGTATTTGGCAGGGCTGtattcaggttttgtttttatatctCGTGGTTTGTTCCAAAATGTCTGATAATAAATAGCTTTATTCTTATTTGTAGATTGAAAGCATCCAGCTGATGATGGATAGTGAAACTGGACGATCAAAAGGATATGGATTTATTACGGTACGGCTAGAATTGCCAGACTTCTTAGACTTCTGAGTGTAACCTTCCCATGTAGTAGTATAGCTTACTCAGCAATCTCTGTTAAGTTTCATCTTGGAAATGTCGTGTTGCAGGACATGCAACAATGGCCTTTGTTTCTGCCAGTTCTCTCTGGATATTGTGGTTGAACAATGCACATGCTTAGAATGCAATAGTATATTTTGTAGTCAGCGCTTGGTAAAGCAATGCTGTCTTCTGCAGGCAAAGCTACTAGTGAAGACTGGCATTTTCATAGTGCTGATTTTCATGATTGAATTTGATTTCATTGATTGAATTTGAGCTTTTTAGGGGAAAGGAAATGTTAGAGGCTAAAACTTTCAGTTGAAAGCATCTTTCCTCTTTACCCTCAGATACATAATTTTGTGACCTTGGGTTTCTTGACTGACCTGGCAATttgtcatggaaaaaaaaagtcttggcTGGGACCTCTGGCACTTGGAGACAAATGAAACTGAACTGACTATGTAGCTAGTATTTGATGGTTTTAACACTGACAGaatatttgtatatttaattTGATGTTATGCAGCATGAAGCAGAACATCTGTTACGAATAGCCAGTAAGTGCATGGCAGTTACAAGGCTACAAAGGAGGTGACTGTCATTCTTCGAAAGTGTTGAAAGAGAACTGCAGCCATGACTTCTGTTGATTGCACTATGTAGATACTCTAGCTTCAACaatgatatttatttaaatatagtcTTATCTAAATATGAGACAGTAAATATCCaaactcatagaatcatttaggttggaaaagacctttaagatcatccagtccaaccattaacctaacattaccaagtcaaccactaaaccagttaagggtatagtagcaatttcatgtttcctggcttgttcagtttaaacagaaaatatggaGCACATTTAAGTTAGCTTGTAGCTATTGTTATCTTAAATTTAGTGTTTCTCATGTTTATGTAACTGTGGATATTACCTACAGTAGAAATGTTGCTGAATCCTGTAGGCAGTGTTACTGAGTTTATATTTTTCCACTCTACAGTTCTCAGACTCTGAGTGTGCCAAAAAGGCCTTGGAACAACTCAATGGATTTGAGCTGGCTGGTAGGCCAATGAAAGTTGGACATGTAACTGAGCGCACTGATGCTTCCAGTGCTAGTTCCTTTTTGGACAGCGATGAGTTGGAACGGACTGGAATTGACTTGGGAACAACTGGTCGCCTTCAGTTGATGGCAAGACTTGCAGAAGGTATGTGTGATTAATAGGAAATGtgtgaaaacacagaagttCACAGACTTTGAATTAATACACCCCACAGAGTATTATGCTAAATGCATGGAATggtatttttaagtgtttcacAACAGTAAGATTTCTGATAACTTCTGTTACTGCATGCATCCCTGAGTGAAAACTGCTTGCTACAAGGTACGTTCATATTCTGTTCTAGGTACTGGTTTGCAGATTCCCCCGGCTGCACAGCAGGCTCTGCAGATGAGTGGATCTTTGGCATTTGGAGCTGTGGCAGGTAAGAAATGACAACctacttatttttcaaaaatactttatgCTTTTTTAGTTTTGAGACAAGAAGTACTTAACTACATTTTGTGATCATTTAAAATGAGAACCTAGGTATTACAGCATGTTTTATAAACTGTAAAACGTTGCAAATCCATGAGCAAATAAACAGTGACAGTATATGACAGCTTTGGGCACGATTCACTTTGCCTTATTTTTGGCAATCTGTTGTAGTTCACTTAATTTCATCCCAAGCCTTCATCTCTCTATCTGTACTATTCCCTGTACTAATGGGGACTTTTATGTTCTACTGCAGTGTAAATGTTGACTGTTAAAAGTGGCATGCTCATAACCGGAATTGACCCTTCCGAAAAAAGAGCTGTACCAGGAGCAAGAAGGTTATTAGGTCTTTATGGGGGACACGACAACTAGGACTAAAGTACTGTTAGGTTTATACAGTGTATGTCCTGGTGAGGAAGGACACTGTAAATGAGGGAATTTGTGTGTTGCTTGGAATTGGCTATAGTTTGTGTGTTCTGCAAGTGGGTATGTTGGAAGTGTTACTGAGACTTTATTTTGTTGTGAGAAGGAATGAGGCTTGAGGATGTGATTGGTGCTGCTGCTAGTTCATAGCTGGCCTAAACAACAAACTGTTCAAGAGGACTTCAGAATTAGAGCAATGAGTAGCCTCCCACAGGAGATTAGGAATTTAGAGTGgaatttattattgttactatttttcattaatacaAGAGCAAAGGGCATGAACCTGTCAGTGCAGTAGAAAAGACTTGAATATCACAAATAACTAGATGCTGGAATGTGTGAGAAGTGTCAGGAAATCAAGAAAGAATAGGTGgcattgttttgtttgtctccCAGCAGTGTTCAACAGAAGTGATTCAGACTTAAGATACACCTGAATCATGTTACTGAAGTTAAGGTGCAGTTTTGAGAAGAGCATACACATGAAACTAGACAGCTGCTAAAAGAATGTAATAGGGTCTTTCTATAGATACACCCTTGGAAGGAAAGGCCACTGgctagtgaaagaaaaatgtgggttGAGGAGTAAGGGGTTCTTTTTctatttgagaagaaaaagatgaaaaagataCAGTGCCAGGGAAAAAGCATATCTAgtccagaaagaaaaggaaaggtaaaCAATGCTAAAATTAGATTACCTTTAATATAGGTGATAAAGTGGTGTGGCAGTCTTGCTTGGAAACAGGTGTAGTCAATGAGAAAtgagagaattatttttaagaaacaccaatcctttccccacccccatatttgaaacaaacaagCCAAAGAAATCCAAACTCCCCAAGTCAGGAACACAGCCAAAAATATCTGACACAGCTGAACTGTTAGGATAGCATGAAATCAGTACAAGACAGTGTGGCTGTGGAGGAATAAATGATAAGGCTGAATACAGGTTTCTGAAGAATGTGCACATTTAGTAACTGTAGAAATAGAAGTGGTAGGAGTAGCATTGTTTATTCCACTTGTATTGTACAAAAGGAATAACGCAGACATGTGCAAGTAACTTTGGAAAAAGATAAAGCTTTTTGGTACCATAGAGTCATGAGCTATCCCCAAAGTGAGATTTGGTTATGGATTAAAGATCTCTTTACTCTTGTTAGAGAAAATTACTACCAGGAATTATGTCATTATGGGAGACTTTAACTTCCCTGATACAGATTGGAGAAGAATTGCTAGTAATAATGGTGGGGCCCAGATATTCCTGGATGTGATATCCGACAAATTTCTTCATCAAACACTCACTGACTCATGAAGAGGGGATGCTATTTTAAACTCAATTTGGTAAGTAATGAAGATGTTATGGATGAGAATAGAAGTGACCATTGACTTGAGGGGTCATGAGTTGCTCAAGTTTAAATGGAAGGATAAACAAAATAGGTCTGTAACTAAGGCTTCTGATGTCAAAAGCGGTGGTTgaagaaacaaggaaataaagTCATCTGGTCTAAGCAAGTTGGGTGTTTGAACAGGCAGGATGTGAAAAGTTTCTTCAGTTCCAAACTGCTAATGCTATATTGGATCCGTGTTccacagaaagaagaaacagtcCTGTTAGAAATGGGCTCCACACTGAACTGGGTGATTAACTACTTCAAAAGAAATAAGGGATAAGTACAGAGCTTatgaagaatatgaaaaagGACTGGTAATATTTTAGATTGGGAAATAGATAAAATTAATTACCTGCCAACAGTCAGATTGAGTCAGACCTTGTAAAAGACATGAAAGCATAGATGAAGATTTACCAACTTttgaagagaacaaaaagcagGGCTGAggttgaatgaaaaaaatactcccaagatgtttcaaaaaaatctcattgcctCAGTTTGAGGTGGGGACACTGATCATAAAGTTTGGAATTTGAGGAAGGTAAGCTAGGaatatggattaaaaaaaaagaaaattacttgcaAGGCAGAAGCAAAGCTAAAAGAAAGAGCTGAATGTACTTTTCAGAGTAGTAACAAAACTCCCATCAAATTAGTGAGGGAATAGGTACATGAAATATGAGGTCTGATATCTGGTAttgtcaaaaaatattttaagtctgTGATACAATATATAGCTGGAACATCTAATTCTAAATTACCTACActtaaaaggaaggaagaatatAGTCTGGCAGGTCTGACTTCACTTCTCTCCTTCAAAAGTCATACTAAAGATGGGTAAACTGGAGAATATTATTAAAGTATAGCATACTTTCAGAGAAACTGCGTTTAAAGACTAACAATCTTCAATAAAACTGACTTTCCTAGACAGAGGTGCAGTAGTAGAACTCTTCTTTCTGAACTTTTGACTTGTGTCATTTGGAAGTTATTAAACTAGAGAAGTGGGTAGTACAGGAAGTACGAGATGTGTAAAGAAGCTGGTTcaaagaaagggatttttttcaggtgaaagCTAGGAAGGTTAGAGGCTGTTGCTGAAGCCAAAGTTCAGATGTTGGGCTGATCTTGCTTAATATGTACATGAATAACAATGATCAAGAGTAGGAGTGAGGTGAGTCAATACAGAGGTGCTGTCAATAAGGGATTCTTGGGGTGTTGTACATTGTTCACCTGTTCAGGATTGAAACAAATTCTAGTTATATAGCCTGGGAGCTTAGCAGTGAAAGATGgccaaggaggaggaaaataccTAAATACTCCAGTTCGTCAGTGAGTGAATATGAACTGTCAGCATGATGCGTTTTTGAAAGGGCGGCTATGTTCCTAGAGGTAGCATACTTGAGGATGTGAGATGTAACATACACATTCGTGAACAGTTCTGGTCACCTGTGTTCAAGGTGGGTTGAATCaaattaaaataggaaagcTAAAGAATTAGTTCTACGGGAGACCTGAGAATGTGTTAATTCCCATGGAGAAAATTCCAGCAGGGAAAAGAATTGAAGCTAAACAGTTATAGCTGTGTCCTTCCTGTTGTCTGGTAAATTCtgtctgaaaatctgaaatttaaataacCATGAGGCTATAGAAAATTCTTCTAATGCTTTGTGAGACAAAGCATTCCTTTCGGGAAGGAACTATCTCTTTATGAAAAAGATTGAGATAAGTGTGCTGCAGTAGAGTGATGAACAGGTGTTGTCATCCAGGACCTCTATTTGATCTGCTGTTGCAAGATTACTTAGAAAATTGGGGAATACTTGgcaggcttttttttattatttaaagctagctctgtttcaaaataaacatgcaaCTTCATTTTGTTGTAAGACACAATGCTTTGATAGATgcttctgtgtttctgctttctctgtagTAAGCATGTACTTAGTCACGCTGAACTCGCTACTCTTGGAGATCATAtatgcaaaacactgaaaaagttaCTTTGATCTTAACTTGACAGACATATTAATCTTAGTTTCCACATACTATTTAAAACTGCGTGTAGGGAAGAATAAGAGTTGACAGTGAAGTTCTAGGTTCTGAGAGAATTTAGAAGTGAGAGGACCATTCTTCAATCATGAGCAACAAGAACATTCAGTTACTTGATAGAAGATCTGGTAGATGGGGGATTATGTTTCAGAGGTAGTCGATAATTAACCTGTGAAACTTGTTGCCACAGGATACTGTTAGCTGATCTTCCTGTGATTAGAACAGATTTGACTCTGGGCCCTGGACAGAATTTGAACTGGTGATCTGTAGATTTGCATGTTTGGTGCAGGTGGCCTGGAGCATTTGGCTGCCGAGCCCCAGGCTGACATTTGGTGAATTCAGCTGTACACAACGTGTGTGTGCAACTGTGTCAGAATTGCAGAGGGAGAAGTCTCTGTCCTCATCTGACTGGAGTGATTTTGGAGATTTGGGGGctaactaatttttttaaacatatttgttTACAAGAAAGTTTGGGTAGTAATTAACTAGGTAATTACAGAATTGGCCAAATTTATGCAGTTTCTGCAGAGAGCACAGGCTAAGACAGTCTTCCCCATTATGGTATTTCTTGCTCTGTGGAGTTGAGGATTTCTTTGTGTTGAGatccagaaggaaaacatgctAAACATAGCCAGTTCTTGTTACAGCTCAGCCTTCAGAGCTTGCTCCTTCTGCCTCTTATTTTTCAATATGGTTCCCAGGTTATGGTGTTCTGTGGAAGGCAGTTGAGGAATACTTGTCTTCGGGGCTCTCACTGCCTAATACGTAGAACAGGAAAATTCACTCCTGTTGGCCCCCCAGTGTTGTGGAGGAGGGTTtattagaaagggaaaaagtatGTTGATACCCCATACCTTCAGGTATTTCCAAGTAAGCTTGGAAGTTTACTTGATGTCCATCACTTCACTGCTTTCTAAACAGGTGAACTAAGGTGATGGTTAACTTCAGTCTTAAAACTCCTGGTGTTTGTGTGAGTTAAATTGGAACATAAGTGAAGAGGCTTATGCTTAAATTTCTTACATTCTGAAGTTTTCTGTTGGTTTAAAGATACTGTGTATTGGAGTCTCATACTTGGTTAGAAAGTCTGCATTCGTCTGTTTCCATCACTTCAAATTGGGACAGGTATATGTTATTAAACAAGTAATTAGTGTTTTCTTGTCAAATTCAATGTTCTGAACACTTGGAAAAACTTTGgtgtttttcaaattaaaaacaaacttgtGTCATTGTGACATTTATATGGAAATAACAGGTAAATATCATCTTATTCtacttgaaattaaatttggTAACTGCTTTCAGTGTCACATTTGGATAACTGTACTTAAGTGCTTTCTGTTAGTAAAGATGCCAAACTTCTAATGCTTGTAAGAATTGCGGTAATTATTTTCTCATGGAATAAAATACGTCTTACAAAGAGTTCAAGCATGGCAAAGTGGAAATGATAACGTTGAATTAAAGGACATGGTCAtgtctttccttttaaagtattgtttctctttgaaataTGCTTACCTTTGTGGTTGTGGAATCTCTATCAAGTACAGAATATTCCAGCTGAGAAGCTGCAATTAGTGAAACTACTCACAACTAGAGAGGAACAGTGAGAGTGGGTTGAGGTACTTGAACAAACTCTTAACCACAAATACAAGCTAAACAGCCTGGCTGGCAGGTAACAATACAATAACGCTAGCATGCATGCTAATTAacttctgtatgtttttctttagatttgCAAACGAGACTATCTCAGCAGAATGAAGGTAAACTAGCACTTGATGTAACTTGTTGCCAATAGGGTTTGTTGCAGATGTCTGAGTGAAATGCTTCTGGTGTAGTTTGCCAACAGCCTGAGAAATTGTATTGTATTAGTGTCTGTAGGAATCATACTATGTATTGATTATTGACTGAAAATAACAGAATGTATGTTAAACACTTCACCTTTTCTTTGTAGCATTCCTCAGTGTTGGTAACATTCCCCAGCCAGATGTTAGTCCTAGAGAATGTGTgggtttctggttttttttgtgtgtttagctgtagttgggtgtggggttttttcctgccttaGGGGTAGGGACTAGAGGGGTCATTTGAGAATCGAGAGTTTGGGGTTACTGTCCCTGGGCTAGCCATCATCTTACTCTGTGTGATCCTTGATGTCTGCATATGTAGAGAGAAGGTGGCCGTTCTTTCAGCTAAATTAACGGAAGCTTACAGCCTATTGAAAGGGTCAGCCTATAGGACAGTGCTTATCTTTAATAAAATGTACTGTGATGATGAGCAACAATAAATgaacagtaa from Pelecanus crispus isolate bPelCri1 chromosome 14, bPelCri1.pri, whole genome shotgun sequence includes:
- the RBM39 gene encoding RNA-binding protein 39 isoform X4 encodes the protein MADDIDIEAMLEAPYKKDENKLSSANGHEERSKKRKKSKSRSRSHDRKRSRSKERKRSRDRERKKSRSRERKRSRSKERRRSRSRSRDRRFRGRYRSPYRRRSRSKSPFRKDKSPVREPIDNLTPEERDARTVFCMQLAARIRPRDLEEFFSTVGKVRDVRMISDRNSRRSKGIAYVEFVDVSSVPLAIGLTGQRVLGVPIIVQASQAEKNRAAAMANNLQKGSAGPMRLYVGSLHFNITEDMLRGIFEPFGRIESIQLMMDSETGRSKGYGFITFSDSECAKKALEQLNGFELAGRPMKVGHVTERTDASSASSFLDSDELERTGIDLGTTGRLQLMARLAEGTGLQIPPAAQQALQMSGSLAFGAVADLQTRLSQQNEVLAAAASVQPLATQCFQLSNMFNPQTEEEAGWDTEIKDDVIEECNKHGGVIHIYVDKNSAQGNVYVKCPSIAAAIAAVNALHGRWFAGKMITAAYVPLPTYHSLFPDSMTATQLLVPVRR